One Drosophila virilis strain 15010-1051.87 chromosome 5, Dvir_AGI_RSII-ME, whole genome shotgun sequence DNA window includes the following coding sequences:
- the Shrm gene encoding protein Shroom isoform X4 → MVFGGRFRIRRSNSKASYLPRQSLEKLNNTDPDHGIYKLTLTSNEDLVAHNKPSYAVGAGKLKLPNNLPDVLPLGVKLQQQPVKPPPPPSSPGDVVALRYGSNNNLATKSPTNATPTAAGVGNNTAYAMIYGQSPQQPQPQQQQQQQQQQRYSSPALGHAYSKSRSPAPQFTRSQSYDVKQQQPAHDPTQFVSQSHVDLKQAVHDLETTLEEVSLPDTPPLLSPANSDCSLSNSSLECSPENVKNNLNGNPEAHIFRAELISTTTTATLPKQPPPPLPPVNRQESLRENIEKITQLQSQLMSAHLCDSAGLLGSYAKPLSPSSTEPPPTTEPPPSPPPNQEQLAELETESKPGSPMVANTDSLKLMQRSELVLIVNPTPNTADMACQTEDLLDNELVATREEQQTRTTLQPRQRQAIELEYENLALELIKQLAPNDKLIEILTPKSYKPTTQYVNNLYNPNVQLRPAKRDVGTTTLMRMKGASGTTTLLATAELQVVSVELQLADDTGDADSTNLIKQKLDELIKQLNQKIGALKREQQTIVDECAINDQLGLDLLAKLTEKVRPSEASKFRTYIDDVGNITSLLLSLSERLAQTECSLEVRVPSSQQEKSTLEAKRARLYEQLEEAQRLKADFDRRGSSIAKLFGKHLSADLCADYDYFINMKAKLIADARDLSDRIKASEEQLGALSDALVQSDC, encoded by the exons ATCCAACTCAAAGGCCTCGTATCTGCCGCGTCAGAGCCTGGAAAAGCTGAACAACACGGATCCGGACCATGGCATTTATAAGCTAACGCTCACCTCCAACGAGGATCTGGTGGCGCACAACAAGCCCAGCTATGCAGTCGGTGCTGGCAAACTGAAGTTGCCCAACAATTTGCCGGATGTGCTGCCGCTGGGCGTgaagctgcaacagcagccggtcaagccgccgccgccgcctagTTCGCCCGGGGATGTTGTTGCTCTGCGCTATGGCTCCAATAATAACCTCGCAACGAAATCGCCAacaaatgccacgcccacagctgcAGGTGTTGGCAATAATACGGCCTATGCCATGATCTATGGACAGTCGCcgcaacagccacagccgcaacagcagcagcagcagcagcagcaacaacgctACTCATCGCCTGCCCTGGGCCACGCCTACAGCAAGAGCAGATCGCCAGCGCCGCAATTTACGCGATCTCAGTCGTACGAtgtaaagcagcagcagccggcgcACGATCCGACGCAGTTCGTGTCCCAGTCACATGTCGATCTGAAGCAAGCCGTCCATGACCTAGAGACGACGCTGGAGGAGGTGTCGCTGCCGGACACACCGCCGCTGCTCTCGCCGGCCAACTCCGACTGCAGCCTGAGCAACAGCTCCCTGGAGTGCAGTCCAGAGAATGTGAAAAACAATCTTAATGGCAATCCTGAGGCGCACATCTTTCGCGCCGAGCTAATTAGCACAACGACGACAGCGACACTCCCaaagcagccgccgccgccgctgccgcccgTGAATCGACAGGAGTCGCTGCGCGAGAACATCGAGAAGATTACGCAGCTGCAATCGCAGCTGATGTCAGCGCACCTGTGCGACTCCGCCGGATTGCTGGGTAGCTATGCCAAGCCGCTGAGTCCCAGCAGCACAGAGCCACCACCGACCACAGAACCGCCGCCTAGCCCACCGCCTAACCAGGAGCAGCTGGCGGAGCTGGAAACTGAATCCAAGCCAGGCTCACCAATGGTTGCCAACACGGATAGTCTTAAGCTGATGCAGCGCAGCGAGCTGGTGCTTATTGTGAATCCTACGCCCAACACCGCGGACATGGCCTGCCAGACAGAGGATTTGCTGGACAATGAGCTGGTGGCGACGCGTGAGGAGCAGCAGACGCGCACGACGCTGCAACCACGCCAGCGTCAGGCCATTGAACTGGAATACGAGAATCTGGCCCTGGAGCTGATCAAGCAGCTGGCGCCCAACGACAAGCTCATCGAAATATTGACACCAAAAAGCTACAAGCCGACGACGCAGTACGTCAACAATTTGTACAATCCAAATGTCCAGCTGCGTCCGGCCAAGCGAGATGTCGGCACCACGACGCTGATGCGCATGAAAGGAGCCAGCGGCACAACGACGCTGCTGGCGACAGCGGAACTCCAGGTGGTCAGcgtggagctgcagctggcagaTGACACAGGCGATGCGGATAGCACGAATTTAATCAAACAGAAGCTG GATGAGCTGATCAAGCAGTTGAACCAAAAAATTGGCGCACTGAAGCGCGAGCAGCAAACCATTGTCGATGAGTGCGCCATCAATGATCAACTGGGCCTGGATTTGCTGGCCAAATTAACGGAGAAGGTGCGTCCCAGCGAAGCGTCCAAGTTCCGCACCTACATCGATGATGTGGGTAACATAACAAGCCTGTTGCTATCGCTGTCGGAACGGCTGGCCCAAACCGAATGCAGTCTGGAGGTGCGTGTGCCCAGCAGCCAGCAGGAGAAG AGCACGCTGGAAGCCAAACGCGCACGCCTCTATGAGCAGCTGGAGGAGGCGCAGCGCCTCAAAGCGGACTTTGACAGGCGTGGCAGCAGCATTGCCAAGCTCTTTGGCAAACATCTCAGCGCCGACCTGTGCGCCGACTATGATTATTTTATCAATATGAAGGCCAAACTCATTGCCGACGCACGCGATCTGTCCGACAGGATTAAGGCCAGCGAGGAGCAGCTGGGCGCGCTCAGCGATGCGCTAGTCCAAAGCGATTGCTAA
- the Shrm gene encoding protein Shroom isoform X5: protein MSHWCQHLGFRSNSKASYLPRQSLEKLNNTDPDHGIYKLTLTSNEDLVAHNKPSYAVGAGKLKLPNNLPDVLPLGVKLQQQPVKPPPPPSSPGDVVALRYGSNNNLATKSPTNATPTAAGVGNNTAYAMIYGQSPQQPQPQQQQQQQQQQRYSSPALGHAYSKSRSPAPQFTRSQSYDVKQQQPAHDPTQFVSQSHVDLKQAVHDLETTLEEVSLPDTPPLLSPANSDCSLSNSSLECSPENVKNNLNGNPEAHIFRAELISTTTTATLPKQPPPPLPPVNRQESLRENIEKITQLQSQLMSAHLCDSAGLLGSYAKPLSPSSTEPPPTTEPPPSPPPNQEQLAELETESKPGSPMVANTDSLKLMQRSELVLIVNPTPNTADMACQTEDLLDNELVATREEQQTRTTLQPRQRQAIELEYENLALELIKQLAPNDKLIEILTPKSYKPTTQYVNNLYNPNVQLRPAKRDVGTTTLMRMKGASGTTTLLATAELQVVSVELQLADDTGDADSTNLIKQKLDELIKQLNQKIGALKREQQTIVDECAINDQLGLDLLAKLTEKVRPSEASKFRTYIDDVGNITSLLLSLSERLAQTECSLEVRVPSSQQEKSTLEAKRARLYEQLEEAQRLKADFDRRGSSIAKLFGKHLSADLCADYDYFINMKAKLIADARDLSDRIKASEEQLGALSDALVQSDC, encoded by the exons ATGTCGCATTGGTGCCAACATTTGGGCTTTAG ATCCAACTCAAAGGCCTCGTATCTGCCGCGTCAGAGCCTGGAAAAGCTGAACAACACGGATCCGGACCATGGCATTTATAAGCTAACGCTCACCTCCAACGAGGATCTGGTGGCGCACAACAAGCCCAGCTATGCAGTCGGTGCTGGCAAACTGAAGTTGCCCAACAATTTGCCGGATGTGCTGCCGCTGGGCGTgaagctgcaacagcagccggtcaagccgccgccgccgcctagTTCGCCCGGGGATGTTGTTGCTCTGCGCTATGGCTCCAATAATAACCTCGCAACGAAATCGCCAacaaatgccacgcccacagctgcAGGTGTTGGCAATAATACGGCCTATGCCATGATCTATGGACAGTCGCcgcaacagccacagccgcaacagcagcagcagcagcagcagcaacaacgctACTCATCGCCTGCCCTGGGCCACGCCTACAGCAAGAGCAGATCGCCAGCGCCGCAATTTACGCGATCTCAGTCGTACGAtgtaaagcagcagcagccggcgcACGATCCGACGCAGTTCGTGTCCCAGTCACATGTCGATCTGAAGCAAGCCGTCCATGACCTAGAGACGACGCTGGAGGAGGTGTCGCTGCCGGACACACCGCCGCTGCTCTCGCCGGCCAACTCCGACTGCAGCCTGAGCAACAGCTCCCTGGAGTGCAGTCCAGAGAATGTGAAAAACAATCTTAATGGCAATCCTGAGGCGCACATCTTTCGCGCCGAGCTAATTAGCACAACGACGACAGCGACACTCCCaaagcagccgccgccgccgctgccgcccgTGAATCGACAGGAGTCGCTGCGCGAGAACATCGAGAAGATTACGCAGCTGCAATCGCAGCTGATGTCAGCGCACCTGTGCGACTCCGCCGGATTGCTGGGTAGCTATGCCAAGCCGCTGAGTCCCAGCAGCACAGAGCCACCACCGACCACAGAACCGCCGCCTAGCCCACCGCCTAACCAGGAGCAGCTGGCGGAGCTGGAAACTGAATCCAAGCCAGGCTCACCAATGGTTGCCAACACGGATAGTCTTAAGCTGATGCAGCGCAGCGAGCTGGTGCTTATTGTGAATCCTACGCCCAACACCGCGGACATGGCCTGCCAGACAGAGGATTTGCTGGACAATGAGCTGGTGGCGACGCGTGAGGAGCAGCAGACGCGCACGACGCTGCAACCACGCCAGCGTCAGGCCATTGAACTGGAATACGAGAATCTGGCCCTGGAGCTGATCAAGCAGCTGGCGCCCAACGACAAGCTCATCGAAATATTGACACCAAAAAGCTACAAGCCGACGACGCAGTACGTCAACAATTTGTACAATCCAAATGTCCAGCTGCGTCCGGCCAAGCGAGATGTCGGCACCACGACGCTGATGCGCATGAAAGGAGCCAGCGGCACAACGACGCTGCTGGCGACAGCGGAACTCCAGGTGGTCAGcgtggagctgcagctggcagaTGACACAGGCGATGCGGATAGCACGAATTTAATCAAACAGAAGCTG GATGAGCTGATCAAGCAGTTGAACCAAAAAATTGGCGCACTGAAGCGCGAGCAGCAAACCATTGTCGATGAGTGCGCCATCAATGATCAACTGGGCCTGGATTTGCTGGCCAAATTAACGGAGAAGGTGCGTCCCAGCGAAGCGTCCAAGTTCCGCACCTACATCGATGATGTGGGTAACATAACAAGCCTGTTGCTATCGCTGTCGGAACGGCTGGCCCAAACCGAATGCAGTCTGGAGGTGCGTGTGCCCAGCAGCCAGCAGGAGAAG AGCACGCTGGAAGCCAAACGCGCACGCCTCTATGAGCAGCTGGAGGAGGCGCAGCGCCTCAAAGCGGACTTTGACAGGCGTGGCAGCAGCATTGCCAAGCTCTTTGGCAAACATCTCAGCGCCGACCTGTGCGCCGACTATGATTATTTTATCAATATGAAGGCCAAACTCATTGCCGACGCACGCGATCTGTCCGACAGGATTAAGGCCAGCGAGGAGCAGCTGGGCGCGCTCAGCGATGCGCTAGTCCAAAGCGATTGCTAA